CAGACGATCACGAGTCAGAATGCAAATGGCGCTGTATTTGTCCCGTTGTCCACGTCGCCAGTCTTGGTACAAAGCAATCTTAATAGTTCGCGTCTTTATGGTGCTGAGATCACGGCTGAGTTTAAGATCACATCCGAATGGAAAGTTGGCGGCAATTTCTCATATCTTTATGCCGAAGACAGGGCGACAAAGCTTCCGCCAAATCTTGGCGGTGGCGGAATGCCTCCTGCGATGGGATTTTTTCACGTTCGTTATGATCCCGTTAGTAAGCCGTTTTGGATCGAGGCTTCGACCAATTTCGCCGGAAAGCAGGATCGTCTCTCCTCGCTGGATCTAGCCGACCGGCGAACCGGCGGGGCTCGTTCGCGGGCCCAGGTCCAAAATTTCTTTCGTCGCGGCGCGTGCGTCCGAGGTTTAACGACTCCGGGTTCGAACGGCCAATGCGGGTCGGCCGGCGGAACATTGATCGCATCAGGCGAAACCCTTGCTCAAGTTCAAGACCGCCTACTGCCGATCGGTTCTGTGGTAAACGGAGTACTGATAGTGGACGACAGCACATCCGTTCCGCTTTTTACGTCGATTCCTCAATATACATTGTTCAATCTCCGCGGCGGATATCGTATCAACGAACGTCATCGGATCTCTGTCGATCTTGAAAATATCTCTGACCGGAGAAATCGGCTCCCCGGATGGGGCATCGACGGCCCGGGTCGAAGTCTTCGGGTATCATATCGTTATCAGTTTTCAAGGTAGCCGCAATGAAATTTCGCGTTATCTGGGTAGGTAAAACACGTGACAAGAATTACAAGGCACTGCAAGATGAATATCTGCGGCGTCTTTCACATTTTGTTAATTGCGAGGTAGTTGAGGTCAAGGACGGCGGCGGCAAGGCTGAAGAAGGACAACGCATTCTGCAGAAATTGAATCAGAGTTCATTCGTCTGTTTGCTAGATGTCGAAGGCCATAGTTTCTCGTCACACCAACTTGCTGACGAGGTCGATAAATGGCAGAATCGCGGCTTCAGGGAAATTGCATTCGTAATAGGCGGAGCGGAAGGGGCTTCGGCTGAAGTTGCGGCATGTGCCGATCTTAGGTTATCCTTATCGTTTCTGACTTTTACTCACGAAATGGCACGTGTTGTAATGTTGGAACAACTATACCGAGCCTACACAATAATTAAGGGTTTTCCGTACCAAAAATGAGTAAATTGAACTTAAAAGAAATCAAAGAAAAGCTGTTGATCGAACGCGAATTATTGATCGCAAAACTAAAAGGCAACGACCTTTCTGTAGATGATTCAGAGACGCCTGATCCGGTCGATCTGGCTGTTCGTAACTACTCGAAGAACGTTATGCTTGCCGTCTCCGAAAACGAGAGCAAGCAGCTAGCCCTTATTGACGAGGCTTTGGTCCGGATCGAAGACGACGAATACGGCACTTGTCAAAATTGCGAAAAAGAGATCAATCCAAAGCGGCTCGCAGCTATTCCGTGGGGGCGTTATTGCCTCGATTGCCAAGAGCTTTTGGAAAAGGGCCTGCTGGACGACGAATAGTTTGCATAGAGCCGTTGTACTATGCTGAACGCTCTACAAAACTCACTGATTTCTCTCATCTATCCGCAGTACTGCCATGTTTGCGACTCCTGTGTCGAAAGTATAGATAACGGCGTTGCCTGTTCCGCTTGCTGGACAGGGACCCTCCTTTTCAGCGGCAGCGAAAT
The sequence above is a segment of the Acidobacteriota bacterium genome. Coding sequences within it:
- a CDS encoding 23S rRNA (pseudouridine(1915)-N(3))-methyltransferase RlmH, with protein sequence MKFRVIWVGKTRDKNYKALQDEYLRRLSHFVNCEVVEVKDGGGKAEEGQRILQKLNQSSFVCLLDVEGHSFSSHQLADEVDKWQNRGFREIAFVIGGAEGASAEVAACADLRLSLSFLTFTHEMARVVMLEQLYRAYTIIKGFPYQK
- a CDS encoding TraR/DksA family transcriptional regulator, whose amino-acid sequence is MNLKEIKEKLLIERELLIAKLKGNDLSVDDSETPDPVDLAVRNYSKNVMLAVSENESKQLALIDEALVRIEDDEYGTCQNCEKEINPKRLAAIPWGRYCLDCQELLEKGLLDDE